The genomic stretch ACCGTTGAAGCGCCTCTACGGGAAAATGCGTTAATTCCGCTAATTGATGCAATCGATCCTCAATTCGTTTTTCTTCCCACCCCATGTATTCCGACAGTAAGGTCACATTTTGTCTAACGGTCAGGTGTGGAAATAATCCGCCATCCTGTATCACATAGCCTATCTTCCTGCGAATTTCCAGCAAATTATCGTCTTGGATAAGTTCGCCGTCGAAATAGACTTCACCTGAATCTTTTTTCACAACCCCGATGATTAAACGGATGAGCGTTGATTTTCCACAACCGCTGGGCCCCACTAACACCTTGGTCTCTCCTGTTGATATAGTGAGGTTAACGGGAGAAAGAGCTCGAATCTTTCCGTAATTTTTTGAGATGTTTTTTAATTGAAGCATAATTCTTATATAACAAAATCACATTCATCTTATAATTTGTCAAGCAATTTCGGATATTGTAATATGTCTTACAGTTAATTTGCGCAGTATTATTGAATTTCATATCATTATTATATTTATAATATATAACTATATACGCTGGATATGATTTTTTTCCGAATAACCAAAGTTAATACAATGCTGGAGGTTCTATGAAAAATAAAGGTACTATCTTAGGCGTCTTTCTAATTTCGTCTTTTCTCTTCTCATCCTGTAGTATGATGGCAAAAATGATGGGTATGGAAGACAAAATGAAAGCGATGGAAAATATGGACATGGTCATGGCTATGAGTTCTTCTGAAAAGATGAGCCATATGGCATCAAAAACATCGGCGGCGTTAAAACAAGGATCGGCTTTGTTCAGTGATCCTTCCACCGGTGGCGGCACGAACGGACTTTCTTGTAATTCTTGTCATCCGGGCGGCGGCACCACAGGCGGAGAAGCACAGATTCCGATGCGTGAATATCAGATACCGGTACCATCTTTAGTTGGCGCAGCCAGTACATTTCCGAAATATAAGATTCCAAATAATGCAGTCATTACGCTTCAACAGATGAACAATAATTGTATTAGGATGTTCATGAGTGGTAAGGGATTGGAGCTCAACACACCTGAAGCATGGTCATTAGAAGCCCACGTAGCGTCCCTCAGTAATGGTGAGGAAGTGCATGTCGGCGGAATGATGAGCCAATAAGAAAAATTTATGGAGGTTATATAATGATAATGAATACAATTTCGTTCAGGTTATTTAGCGGAGCTCTCGTATTGATTTTATTTGCATTTGGATGCACCGGTACCACAGCTCGCTACAAAGCTGAAGAGTATGGACCACGCCACTCCGGGAATATGGAGTTGGCGCTGGCGAATATTGATAAGGCTATGGGAGATATGAAAGCCGCAAAAATGAATGCTATGAAGGTTCAAAAAGCTGCTCTCAATGACGGTAATAAACTCTTTAACGATACCGGACTTGGCACAAATGGACTCTCGTGTAATTCCTGCCACCCCAGCGGCAGCACTACCGGCGGAGAAGCAGAAATTAAGAAAAAGATGGGACATGGTCCATTTAAGATACCTATCGCAAACCTTGTAGGCGCATCAGCCAGATTTCCTAAATTCAAGGTTCCTAACAATGAGGTTATCACGTTAGCCACCATGAATAACAATTGTATTAGAATGTTCATGAGTGGCAAGAGGCTTCCTCTGGACAGCCCGGAATCATTCAATTTAGCTGCCTATGTTTCATCCCTCAGCAATGGTGATGAAGTTCAGGTTGGCGGAAATATGGGCAAGTAGCTCTTTAATTTTAAGAGATAATTTCTACCGTTTTAATCACGTCAATTACACTCCACAATTGTGGAGTGTAATTGTTAATAGGGGAATATTTAATGGGTAAGAGTTTTTCAAGGTCATCATTTTGTAGTTTTCTGCTATTTGTAGTGACTATAATTATACCTTTTACTGCTATTTTCGCAGCAGGCAAATCTGATGAAAAACATCTAGCTGCGGCAAAACGATTTCTGAACAGCGACATAGTGCAGGAAAAAAATTGTTTTATTTGCCATACAATCGGAACCTCCGGAGGTACAGTCGGGCCGATTCTAAATCAGGTATCCAACCGCCGCTCTCCCGAATGGTTGCGTAA from Candidatus Neomarinimicrobiota bacterium encodes the following:
- a CDS encoding ATP-binding cassette domain-containing protein; amino-acid sequence: MLQLKNISKNYGKIRALSPVNLTISTGETKVLVGPSGCGKSTLIRLIIGVVKKDSGEVYFDGELIQDDNLLEIRRKIGYVIQDGGLFPHLTVRQNVTLLSEYMGWEEKRIEDRLHQLAELTHFPVEALQRFPLQLSGGQKQRVSLMRALMLDPGVLLLDEPLGALDPMIRADLQFELKEIFLSLGKAVVLVTHDINEAGFFADEVVLMRDGKIVQQATIEEMINNPSEEFVSRFINAQRFRD